The Polynucleobacter necessarius genome has a window encoding:
- the nuoF gene encoding NADH-quinone oxidoreductase subunit NuoF — protein sequence MTSLHDRHIKPLILAGLNGENWRLKDYESRGGYQQLRRIINDKVAPDAIIAELKASSLRGRGGAGFPTGLKWSFMPRQFPGQKYLVCNSDEGEPGTFKDRDIMRYNPHALIEGMIIGAYTMGITVGYNYIHGEIWEVYSRFEEALEEARAAGYLGDKIMGSDFNFQLHAAPGWGAYICGEETALLESLEGKKGQPRFKPPFPASFGLYGKPTTINNTETFAAVPFIMAIGGPAYLELGKPNNGGTKIFSISGDVTYPGNYEIPLGTPFADLLKLAGGMRDGIPLKAVIPGGSSSPVIPGAEMMTLTMDYDSIAKAGSMLGSGAVIVMNETRCMVRALERLSYFYHEESCGQCTPCREGTGWLWRIVHRIEHGEGRPEDLDLLNDVAANIQGRTICALGDAAAMPVRGMLKHYMDEFAYHVEHKRCLDSAKPL from the coding sequence ATGACCAGCTTGCACGATAGACACATTAAGCCTTTAATCCTTGCTGGATTAAATGGTGAGAACTGGCGTTTAAAAGATTATGAAAGCCGTGGCGGATATCAACAGCTGCGTCGCATTATTAATGACAAAGTCGCACCGGATGCGATCATTGCTGAATTAAAAGCATCATCTTTACGTGGTCGTGGAGGCGCAGGCTTCCCAACAGGGTTGAAGTGGAGCTTTATGCCCCGTCAATTCCCTGGCCAAAAGTATTTAGTTTGTAATAGTGACGAAGGTGAGCCGGGTACATTTAAAGACCGCGACATCATGCGTTACAACCCACATGCCTTGATTGAGGGCATGATTATTGGTGCCTACACTATGGGCATTACTGTGGGCTACAACTATATCCACGGTGAAATTTGGGAAGTCTATTCCCGTTTCGAGGAAGCGCTTGAGGAAGCTCGTGCTGCTGGATATCTTGGCGACAAGATCATGGGTAGCGATTTCAACTTCCAATTGCATGCTGCTCCAGGTTGGGGTGCATATATCTGCGGTGAAGAGACTGCGCTTTTAGAGTCGCTTGAAGGTAAGAAGGGTCAGCCTCGCTTTAAGCCACCATTCCCTGCAAGCTTTGGTTTGTATGGCAAGCCAACCACGATCAATAACACTGAAACTTTTGCCGCTGTGCCATTCATCATGGCAATCGGTGGTCCAGCGTATTTAGAGTTGGGCAAGCCAAATAACGGTGGTACGAAGATTTTCTCTATCTCTGGCGACGTTACTTATCCAGGTAACTATGAGATTCCATTAGGCACCCCGTTTGCTGATTTATTGAAGCTTGCTGGCGGTATGCGTGATGGCATTCCATTGAAGGCAGTTATTCCTGGTGGATCTTCTTCCCCAGTGATTCCGGGTGCCGAGATGATGACTCTCACGATGGATTACGACAGCATTGCCAAAGCAGGTTCGATGTTGGGATCTGGTGCCGTGATTGTGATGAATGAAACCCGTTGTATGGTTCGTGCCTTGGAGCGCTTATCTTATTTCTATCACGAAGAATCATGTGGTCAGTGCACCCCATGTCGTGAGGGTACTGGCTGGTTATGGCGCATCGTTCATCGTATTGAGCATGGCGAAGGTCGTCCAGAAGATTTGGATTTATTAAACGATGTAGCGGCAAACATTCAGGGTCGCACGATTTGCGCTCTAGGTGATGCGGCTGCTATGCCGGTTCGTGGCATGTTGAAACATTACATGGATGAATTTGCGTATCACGTAGAACATAAGCGCTGCTTAGATTCTGCAAAACCTTTATAA
- the nuoG gene encoding NADH-quinone oxidoreductase subunit NuoG, translating into MVEIELDGKAVEVPQGSMVMHAANKLGTYIPHFCYHKKLSIAANCRMCLVEVEKALKPLPACATPVTQGMKVFTHSAKAVEAQRSVMEFLLINHPLDCPICDQGGECQLQDLAVGYGKSNSRYEEDKRVVFHKNVGPLISMQEMTRCIHCTRCVRFGQEVAGVMELGMVNRGEHSEITTFAGQTIDSELSGNMIDLCPVGALTSKPFRYAARTWELGRKRSVSPHDSLGANTTIQTKANKVMRVVALENDAINECWISDRDRFAYEGLNSADRVTTPMVKQGGQWLETDWQSALDYVAHSLKTISSESGPEAVAALAHPISSTEELFLLQKMIRGLGSKQVETRLRQADVKGAASAPWLGMPISKLSELDRVLVIGSFLRKEQPLIAVRLRTGTKHGLQVARIDAGGDDWLISAAGIAAAPSAWVNTLSEVALAVAKAKSAAAPAGIPNLTISATAQKIADSLLSGTSTSVLLGSAAIAHPQASDLHVLAQFIAEQTGATLGFLPVGGNAVGASLVNANGVGVESVLSGDRRAVILMNIEPDADLPNPTQARAALAKANTVIGLSAYKSADLLEVADVILPISTFTETVSTFVNAEGRAQTIQPAVKPLGDSRPAWKVLRVLGGLLNLDGFLYNMPEEVLGEALGENYCTKLSNQSTASGLVNGNAAVAAGLERLSDVGIYAGDQIIRRSSALQLTRDAKRGHQVGLGQALFNELGLKEGGAVRVTQDGQSVDLPVTLEANLAQGAVRISAGTMASAKLGSMFGPVTVSKA; encoded by the coding sequence ATGGTTGAAATCGAATTAGATGGTAAGGCAGTAGAGGTTCCGCAAGGTTCGATGGTGATGCACGCCGCGAATAAGCTCGGTACTTATATTCCTCACTTCTGTTATCACAAGAAGTTATCTATTGCTGCTAACTGCCGTATGTGTTTGGTAGAAGTAGAGAAGGCGCTAAAGCCATTGCCAGCTTGCGCTACTCCAGTTACGCAAGGTATGAAGGTGTTTACGCATTCTGCTAAAGCAGTTGAAGCTCAGCGCTCTGTTATGGAGTTCTTGCTCATTAACCATCCTTTAGATTGCCCAATTTGCGATCAAGGTGGTGAGTGCCAGCTGCAGGATTTAGCGGTGGGTTACGGTAAATCGAATTCACGCTACGAAGAAGATAAGCGTGTTGTATTTCATAAGAATGTTGGCCCACTTATCTCTATGCAAGAGATGACGCGTTGTATTCACTGCACCCGTTGCGTACGTTTTGGCCAAGAAGTTGCCGGCGTCATGGAATTGGGTATGGTCAACCGTGGTGAGCATTCTGAAATCACGACTTTTGCAGGTCAAACCATTGATTCAGAGTTGTCTGGAAACATGATTGATTTGTGCCCAGTAGGTGCATTGACTAGCAAGCCTTTCCGCTACGCTGCTCGTACTTGGGAATTGGGTCGTAAGCGTTCTGTAAGTCCGCATGACAGTCTTGGTGCGAACACGACTATTCAAACAAAAGCTAACAAAGTGATGCGCGTTGTAGCTTTGGAGAATGATGCAATTAATGAGTGCTGGATTAGTGACCGTGATCGTTTTGCTTATGAAGGTCTCAATAGTGCAGATCGCGTAACTACACCAATGGTGAAGCAGGGCGGTCAGTGGTTAGAGACTGACTGGCAATCCGCACTAGATTACGTTGCTCATTCACTCAAAACCATTTCTTCTGAGAGCGGTCCTGAAGCGGTTGCTGCTTTAGCGCACCCAATCTCCAGTACTGAAGAGTTATTCTTGCTCCAAAAAATGATTCGCGGTTTGGGTTCTAAGCAAGTTGAGACTCGTTTACGTCAAGCTGACGTGAAAGGTGCTGCTTCTGCCCCATGGTTGGGCATGCCAATTAGCAAATTAAGTGAGCTCGATCGTGTTTTGGTAATCGGCAGCTTCTTACGTAAAGAACAGCCATTGATTGCTGTGCGTTTACGTACCGGCACAAAGCATGGCTTGCAAGTTGCACGTATTGATGCGGGTGGCGATGATTGGTTGATTTCTGCTGCTGGCATTGCTGCTGCTCCAAGCGCATGGGTTAACACATTGAGTGAAGTTGCTTTGGCGGTGGCTAAAGCAAAATCTGCTGCTGCTCCAGCGGGCATACCTAACTTAACAATTTCTGCTACTGCGCAAAAAATTGCGGATAGTTTGCTGTCTGGTACGTCTACTTCAGTATTGCTAGGCTCTGCTGCAATCGCGCATCCACAAGCATCTGACTTACATGTCTTGGCGCAATTCATTGCCGAGCAAACTGGCGCTACTTTAGGCTTCTTACCGGTTGGCGGTAATGCTGTTGGTGCTAGCTTGGTCAATGCCAACGGTGTTGGTGTTGAATCAGTGCTTTCTGGTGATCGTCGTGCTGTCATCTTGATGAATATCGAGCCAGACGCTGACTTGCCAAATCCTACGCAAGCGCGTGCTGCTTTGGCTAAAGCCAATACAGTGATTGGCTTAAGTGCCTATAAGAGTGCTGATCTGCTTGAGGTCGCCGATGTGATTCTGCCGATCTCTACATTCACAGAAACAGTTTCTACTTTCGTTAACGCAGAAGGCCGTGCGCAAACGATTCAACCCGCGGTAAAACCGTTGGGTGATTCTCGTCCAGCGTGGAAAGTATTACGTGTTCTAGGTGGTTTATTGAATTTAGATGGATTCTTGTACAACATGCCTGAAGAGGTATTGGGTGAAGCGCTTGGTGAAAACTATTGCACTAAGTTATCAAATCAATCTACTGCAAGCGGATTGGTTAATGGAAACGCAGCTGTAGCAGCAGGTTTAGAGCGTTTATCTGATGTTGGTATTTACGCCGGCGACCAAATCATCCGCCGTTCGTCAGCATTGCAGTTAACGCGTGATGCGAAGCGTGGACATCAAGTTGGATTGGGTCAAGCACTCTTTAATGAGTTGGGTTTGAAAGAGGGCGGTGCTGTGCGAGTGACTCAAGATGGTCAGTCCGTAGATTTGCCAGTCACATTGGAAGCGAATTTAGCTCAGGGCGCTGTCAGAATTTCTGCGGGCACTATGGCTAGCGCTAAATTGGGATCGATGTTTGGTCCTGTAACTGTTAGCAAGGCATAA
- the nuoH gene encoding NADH-quinone oxidoreductase subunit NuoH: protein MDNFLNLITTQGEAIFGSLWPLVWALVRIVIIVLPMFGAVAYMTLWERKLIGWMHIRLGPNRVGPLGLLQPIADALKLLMKEIISPTRSSKVLYFIAPVMVIMPAFATWAVIPFQAKMVLADVNAGLLYVMAISSIGVYGVILAGWSSNSKYPFLGAMRASAQMISYEIAMGFALVTVLLTSGSLNLSSIVASQEQGYFAGMGLNFLSWNWLPLLPMFVIYFISGVAETNRHPFDVVEGESEIVAGHMVEYSGMAFAMFFLAEYANMILIAALSATMFLGGWLPIVDLPILRDIPGFFWLFAKTFFLLSCVIWLRATLPRYRYDQIMRLGWKIFIPICVFWVVVVGAWVVSPWNIWK, encoded by the coding sequence ATGGATAATTTCTTGAACCTCATTACCACCCAAGGTGAGGCAATCTTTGGCTCACTATGGCCATTAGTTTGGGCTTTGGTGCGTATCGTGATCATCGTGTTGCCAATGTTTGGCGCCGTTGCTTATATGACTCTTTGGGAGCGTAAGTTAATCGGCTGGATGCATATCCGACTCGGACCAAACCGTGTTGGCCCATTAGGTTTGCTGCAACCAATTGCCGACGCTTTGAAGTTGCTCATGAAGGAGATTATTTCTCCTACTCGGTCTAGCAAGGTTTTGTATTTCATTGCACCGGTGATGGTGATCATGCCGGCTTTTGCTACTTGGGCAGTAATTCCATTCCAGGCAAAAATGGTCTTGGCAGACGTCAATGCAGGCTTGCTGTACGTAATGGCAATCTCATCTATTGGTGTTTATGGTGTCATCTTGGCGGGTTGGTCATCTAACTCCAAATATCCTTTCCTTGGTGCAATGCGTGCTTCAGCGCAAATGATTTCTTACGAAATTGCGATGGGTTTTGCATTAGTCACAGTATTGCTGACTTCAGGCTCTTTGAATCTGAGTAGCATCGTTGCCTCTCAAGAGCAGGGTTACTTTGCTGGTATGGGATTGAACTTCCTCTCTTGGAATTGGTTGCCATTGCTCCCAATGTTCGTGATTTACTTTATCTCTGGTGTAGCTGAAACCAATCGTCATCCATTTGACGTAGTTGAGGGTGAGTCCGAGATTGTTGCAGGTCATATGGTTGAGTACTCCGGTATGGCTTTTGCAATGTTCTTCTTGGCTGAATATGCCAACATGATCTTGATTGCTGCATTGTCTGCAACGATGTTCTTGGGCGGTTGGTTGCCGATTGTTGATTTGCCAATCCTGCGTGATATCCCAGGCTTCTTCTGGTTATTTGCTAAAACATTCTTCCTCTTGTCTTGCGTCATTTGGTTGCGTGCTACATTGCCACGCTATCGCTATGACCAAATCATGCGGTTGGGTTGGAAGATCTTTATTCCCATCTGCGTATTCTGGGTGGTTGTCGTTGGCGCCTGGGTTGTATCCCCATGGAATATTTGGAAATAA
- the nuoI gene encoding NADH-quinone oxidoreductase subunit NuoI translates to MFKKISQFLDSLMLKDILTGMSITGRYLFKPKITVQYPEEKTPQSVRFRGLHALRRYENGEERCIGCKLCEAVCPAYAITIETAERDDGTRSTSRYDIDLTKCIFCGFCEEACPVDAIVETNIFEYFGDKRGDLYFTKEMLLVVGDKYEKDIAANRAADAPYR, encoded by the coding sequence ATGTTTAAGAAAATTTCCCAATTCCTCGATAGCTTGATGCTCAAAGATATCTTGACTGGTATGTCGATTACCGGTCGCTATCTCTTCAAGCCAAAAATTACCGTTCAATATCCAGAAGAGAAGACTCCACAGTCCGTGCGCTTCCGCGGTTTGCATGCTTTGCGCCGTTATGAAAATGGGGAAGAGCGTTGTATTGGCTGCAAATTGTGTGAGGCGGTATGTCCTGCATACGCCATTACGATTGAAACTGCTGAGCGTGATGATGGTACTCGCAGCACCAGCCGTTATGACATTGATTTAACTAAGTGTATTTTCTGTGGCTTTTGCGAAGAGGCTTGCCCAGTAGACGCTATTGTTGAAACGAACATTTTTGAGTATTTCGGCGATAAGCGTGGAGATTTGTACTTCACCAAAGAAATGCTTTTGGTTGTAGGCGATAAGTATGAAAAAGATATTGCCGCTAACCGCGCAGCTGATGCGCCTTATCGTTAA
- a CDS encoding NADH-quinone oxidoreductase subunit J gives MTFDTSTLFAAFFYAFAGLLVISALRVITARNPVHAALFLVLAFFCASGLWMLLKAEFLSLALILVYVGAVMVLFLFVVMMMDLDLEHLRRNFKRFLPVAFLMGAVIVLELSIVLIRSFIGTSAPVQPMLEETAMGNTQALGILIFVDYVYAFEVAGVILLVAIIAAVALTLRNRKDSKSQNIHEQVNVNSADRMRIVKMDSDMAAKQDARREKK, from the coding sequence ATGACATTCGATACTTCTACACTCTTCGCAGCCTTCTTTTATGCCTTTGCTGGGCTCCTAGTGATTTCAGCATTGCGCGTGATTACTGCTCGTAACCCAGTGCATGCCGCACTATTCTTGGTTTTGGCATTCTTCTGCGCCTCTGGTCTTTGGATGCTTCTGAAAGCAGAGTTCTTAAGCTTGGCTCTCATTCTTGTTTACGTTGGTGCCGTGATGGTGCTCTTCTTGTTTGTGGTCATGATGATGGATCTTGATCTCGAGCATTTACGTCGTAATTTCAAGAGGTTCTTACCCGTAGCGTTCTTGATGGGTGCGGTCATCGTCTTAGAGCTGTCTATTGTCTTGATTCGTAGCTTTATCGGCACAAGCGCTCCAGTGCAGCCGATGCTTGAAGAGACGGCTATGGGCAATACCCAAGCTTTGGGTATATTGATCTTCGTTGATTATGTTTATGCTTTCGAAGTTGCTGGCGTCATTCTCTTGGTGGCCATCATTGCCGCCGTTGCTCTGACCCTGCGTAATCGTAAAGATTCCAAGTCACAGAATATTCATGAGCAAGTGAACGTCAATTCTGCTGATCGCATGCGTATCGTGAAGATGGACTCTGATATGGCCGCCAAGCAAGATGCTCGCAGAGAGAAGAAATGA
- the nuoK gene encoding NADH-quinone oxidoreductase subunit NuoK gives MTITLAHYLVLGAILFATSVIGIFLNRKNVIVLLMAIELMLLSVNMNFVAFSHYLGDMAGQVFVFFILTVAAAEAAIGLAILVVLFRKVDTIDADNLDHLKG, from the coding sequence ATGACTATTACCTTAGCCCACTATTTAGTGCTTGGCGCAATCTTATTTGCGACCAGCGTCATTGGTATCTTCTTGAACCGTAAGAATGTCATTGTGCTTTTAATGGCAATTGAATTAATGCTTCTCTCGGTGAACATGAACTTTGTAGCCTTCTCTCACTATTTGGGTGACATGGCTGGTCAGGTATTCGTATTCTTTATTTTGACTGTGGCTGCTGCTGAGGCGGCAATTGGTTTAGCAATCCTTGTTGTGCTTTTCCGTAAGGTAGACACCATTGATGCAGATAACCTTGACCACTTAAAAGGCTAG
- the nuoL gene encoding NADH-quinone oxidoreductase subunit L — translation MQFTLTLPVLCAIPLAPLFGSAIAGFFGTKLGGNRIGNGACQFVTILGVMIAFVLSCFVLVQVMDGFYFNGTVYRWMQLGELNLDIGFLIDPLTATMMCVVTFVSLMVHIYTIGYMEGEEGYNRFFSYISLFTFAMLMLVMSNNLLQLFFGWEAVGVVSYLLIGFYYERQSAVFANMKAFLVNRVGDFGFILGIGLLLASTGSMQYDVIFAQNNALAAQTLPGTSWNLVTVACICLFIGAMGKSAQFPLHVWLPDSMEGPTPISALIHAATMVTAGIFMVSRMSPLFELSDAALSFILVIGSITALFMGFLGIVQTDIKRVIAYSTLSQLGYMTVALGVSAYPIAIFHLMTHAFFKALLFLAAGSVILGMHHEQDMRKMGGLWKYMPITCLMMLLGNLALIGTPFFSGFYSKDSIIEAVAASHIPGSGFAYFAVMASVFVTALYSFRLYFYVFHGKARWGHADAHAHDHHHDHAEQGDDHAHHGLAPGQKPHESPFVVTLPLILLAIPSVIIGYYTITPLLFGTYFGDSIFVDIGKHPAMKELAEEFHGPIAMAMHSLTSPVLLLVVLGVLTAAIGYLWAPKLPGVVAQAFAPIKKLLDNKYYLDDLNQAVFSKGLLWIGGVLWHRGDQQAIDGFLVNGSAHAVGRFSAVIRHLQSGYLYHYAFAMIAGLAVLLAWVLYAYLPFVR, via the coding sequence ATGCAATTTACCTTAACTCTTCCTGTTCTCTGCGCAATTCCACTGGCGCCATTATTTGGCTCAGCTATTGCAGGATTCTTTGGCACTAAATTAGGCGGGAATCGCATCGGAAATGGCGCTTGCCAGTTTGTCACCATTCTCGGTGTGATGATCGCTTTCGTCTTGTCTTGCTTTGTCTTAGTGCAAGTAATGGATGGCTTTTATTTCAACGGTACTGTCTATCGCTGGATGCAATTAGGCGAGCTCAATCTCGATATCGGCTTCTTAATTGACCCGCTGACAGCGACCATGATGTGTGTAGTGACCTTTGTTTCTTTGATGGTTCACATTTACACCATTGGTTATATGGAGGGTGAAGAGGGTTATAACCGCTTCTTCTCATACATCTCACTCTTTACCTTCGCTATGTTGATGTTGGTGATGAGCAACAATCTCTTGCAACTCTTCTTCGGTTGGGAAGCGGTAGGTGTAGTTTCTTATTTGCTGATTGGTTTCTACTACGAGCGTCAATCTGCAGTATTTGCCAATATGAAGGCCTTCTTGGTTAACCGTGTTGGTGACTTCGGCTTCATCCTGGGTATTGGCTTGCTATTGGCAAGTACTGGCTCTATGCAATACGACGTCATTTTTGCTCAAAATAATGCATTGGCTGCGCAAACATTGCCCGGTACTAGCTGGAATTTGGTGACTGTTGCCTGTATCTGCTTATTTATCGGTGCGATGGGTAAGTCAGCTCAGTTCCCATTGCACGTTTGGTTGCCAGACTCTATGGAAGGCCCAACTCCAATTTCTGCATTGATTCATGCTGCAACGATGGTGACAGCTGGCATCTTTATGGTGTCACGCATGTCACCTCTATTTGAGTTGTCTGATGCTGCCTTGAGCTTCATCTTGGTAATCGGTTCAATCACTGCGCTGTTCATGGGCTTCTTGGGTATTGTTCAAACTGATATTAAGCGGGTGATTGCCTATTCAACACTCTCACAATTGGGTTACATGACTGTTGCCTTGGGCGTATCTGCTTACCCAATCGCCATCTTCCATTTGATGACACATGCATTCTTTAAGGCGCTTTTGTTCCTTGCGGCGGGTAGCGTGATTTTGGGTATGCACCACGAGCAAGATATGCGCAAGATGGGTGGGCTCTGGAAGTACATGCCAATCACATGCCTGATGATGTTATTGGGTAACCTCGCATTGATTGGTACGCCATTCTTCTCTGGCTTCTATTCCAAAGACTCCATCATCGAAGCGGTGGCTGCTAGCCATATTCCTGGCTCTGGCTTTGCTTACTTCGCAGTGATGGCTAGCGTATTTGTAACAGCTCTGTATTCCTTCCGTCTGTACTTCTATGTATTCCACGGTAAAGCCCGTTGGGGACATGCTGATGCTCACGCACATGATCACCATCATGATCATGCAGAGCAGGGCGATGATCACGCGCATCATGGTTTGGCTCCAGGTCAAAAACCGCATGAGTCACCATTTGTTGTGACTCTGCCATTAATCTTGTTGGCGATTCCTTCTGTGATTATTGGTTACTACACGATTACACCTTTGCTGTTTGGTACTTATTTCGGCGATTCAATCTTTGTGGATATCGGTAAACATCCAGCGATGAAAGAACTTGCTGAAGAGTTCCATGGCCCGATCGCGATGGCAATGCATTCGTTGACGTCACCAGTCTTGCTGCTCGTTGTTCTTGGCGTGCTGACTGCTGCAATTGGTTATCTCTGGGCACCAAAATTGCCTGGCGTTGTTGCGCAAGCATTTGCTCCAATCAAGAAGCTATTGGATAACAAATACTATCTCGATGATTTAAACCAAGCAGTGTTTTCTAAAGGCTTGCTGTGGATCGGTGGTGTCTTATGGCATCGTGGCGATCAACAGGCTATTGACGGCTTCTTGGTTAACGGTAGCGCACATGCAGTAGGGCGCTTTTCTGCAGTGATCCGCCATTTGCAATCCGGTTATCTCTATCACTATGCCTTTGCAATGATTGCAGGCTTAGCGGTATTGCTAGCTTGGGTTTTGTACGCTTACCTGCCTTTTGTTCGCTAG
- a CDS encoding NADH-quinone oxidoreductase subunit M encodes MILSYAIWIPIFFGIIILFYGSERPTAGVRWLALFGSVLGFIATLPLIIHFDIANPGMQFVEKISWIPRYDINCHLGIDGISVWFIVLTAFINIFVVIAAWEVIDKKVSQYMASFLILSGLMIGVFAALDALLFYVFFEATLIPMYIIIGVWGGHNRIYAAFKFFLYTLLGSLLTLIAMLYLYNVTNTFEILAWHNARLDIVEQIPLFFAFFMAFAVKVPIWPLHTWLPDVHVEAPTGGSVVLAAIMLKLGAYGFLRFSLPIAPDASQYLGPFVIFLSLVAVIYVGAVALVQKDMKKLVAYSSVAHMGFVTLGFFLFSPLGIEGGIVQMISHGFVAGAMFLSIGVLYDRMHTRQIADYGGVVHRMPAFTAFAVLIAMANCGLPTTSGFVGEFMVILAAVDYDFVIGILAATALILGAAYSLWMVKRVFFGAITNKHVEVLKDLNAREYFMMTVLSICVIGMGVYPKPFTDIIHPSVINLLQHVAVSKL; translated from the coding sequence ATGATTCTTTCTTACGCCATCTGGATTCCGATTTTCTTCGGCATCATTATTTTGTTCTATGGTTCAGAGAGACCGACGGCCGGTGTTCGCTGGTTGGCTCTCTTTGGTTCTGTACTGGGCTTTATTGCCACCCTCCCGCTGATTATTCATTTTGATATTGCCAATCCTGGCATGCAGTTTGTTGAAAAGATTAGTTGGATTCCTCGCTACGACATCAACTGTCACCTCGGTATTGACGGTATCTCTGTCTGGTTCATTGTTCTAACAGCATTTATTAATATTTTTGTAGTGATTGCTGCATGGGAAGTGATTGACAAGAAGGTTTCGCAGTACATGGCTTCTTTCTTAATCCTGTCTGGATTAATGATTGGTGTCTTCGCTGCTTTGGATGCATTGTTGTTCTATGTATTCTTTGAGGCAACCTTAATCCCGATGTACATCATCATCGGTGTGTGGGGTGGTCATAACCGCATCTACGCCGCATTTAAGTTCTTCCTGTACACCCTGCTTGGTTCATTACTCACTTTGATTGCCATGCTCTATTTGTACAACGTGACAAATACCTTTGAAATCTTGGCTTGGCATAATGCTCGCCTCGATATCGTTGAGCAAATCCCCCTGTTCTTCGCCTTCTTCATGGCCTTTGCTGTGAAAGTCCCAATATGGCCTTTGCATACTTGGTTGCCAGACGTACACGTTGAAGCGCCAACAGGTGGGTCGGTAGTATTGGCGGCAATTATGTTGAAGCTGGGCGCTTATGGCTTCTTGCGTTTCTCATTGCCAATAGCCCCTGATGCAAGTCAGTACCTTGGCCCATTTGTGATCTTCCTATCTTTAGTAGCTGTGATTTATGTTGGTGCAGTAGCCTTAGTTCAAAAAGATATGAAGAAGTTGGTGGCCTACTCCTCAGTGGCACACATGGGCTTTGTGACCCTCGGTTTCTTCCTCTTTAGCCCGCTGGGTATTGAGGGCGGTATTGTGCAGATGATTTCTCATGGCTTCGTTGCTGGTGCCATGTTCCTCTCAATTGGTGTGTTGTATGACCGTATGCATACCCGCCAAATTGCAGATTACGGTGGTGTGGTTCACCGTATGCCCGCATTCACTGCATTTGCGGTCTTGATAGCAATGGCGAACTGTGGTTTGCCAACCACCTCTGGTTTCGTAGGTGAGTTCATGGTGATTTTGGCTGCCGTAGATTACGACTTTGTAATTGGTATTTTGGCTGCAACCGCCTTGATTCTGGGTGCTGCTTATTCCTTGTGGATGGTGAAGCGCGTTTTCTTTGGCGCAATCACTAACAAGCATGTTGAGGTATTAAAAGATCTCAATGCGCGTGAGTATTTCATGATGACAGTACTTTCCATCTGTGTAATCGGAATGGGTGTTTATCCAAAGCCGTTTACCGACATCATTCATCCGTCTGTAATTAATCTGCTGCAGCATGTTGCTGTAAGCAAACTCTGA